CCCGTCGTCCAAGGGCTCGGGGGCCAAGACCTCGAGGACCTCCGGCACCTCCCCTATCCCCTCGCACTCCGGGCACTCCGTGGCGCTCCAGGGAAGGGGCTCACCCGCGAACCACTCGGTGTAGACCAAGCCCGTTCCCTCATCCAGCCCCCTAAACTTAGACACTTTTACCCTGCCTCCCGTGTGATGTCCCCAAGTTCTTTCCCCAGCGCCTCCGCGTCTACCGCCATCACCTCCTTTGGCGTCCGATAACCGAGCCCCGAGTGCAACCGGCGCTCGTGGTAGTAGCGTAGCCGCTCCTCTACCACCTCCTTTAGCTCCCCAAGGCTTCTGGCCTCCAAAACGGGTCCCGCCCCTCCCCCTTGAACCGGGCAAAAAAGCTCTCCACCACCGGAGAAAACGTACGCTTCGCGTGACGCCCTTGGCCCCCATCAGGCTGTAGGAAAGCCTCTGCCCGTCCCTCAGCAGCGTGGCTCAGGAAAGGACC
Above is a window of Thermus islandicus DSM 21543 DNA encoding:
- a CDS encoding integrase core domain-containing protein, with the protein product MEARSLGELKEVVEERLRYYHERRLHSGLGYRTPKEVMAVDAEALGKELGDITREAG